The Deinococcus radiotolerans region CGTACTACCGGCACACCAATCCGGGGCTGGCGGGCGTGTGCCGCGACACCCTGCGCGCCCTGCTGGGCGGCTGACGCGCGGGACTGCGCGCCGGCTTCCGGTGCGTCCCGGCCCGCGCGCCCTATGATGCGGCCCATGACGAAGCGGCCCGCCGTGGGGGACAAGCAGGACAAGGGCAGTGACGTGCAGGCGATGTTCGCCAGCATCGCGCCCCGCTACGACCTACTCAACCGCGTGCTCAGTCTCGGCGTGGATCGAGGCTGGCGGCGCGCCGCGGCGCACGAGGCCCTAGCCCTGAAGCCCGCCCGGGTGCTGGACGTGGCGACCGGCACGGCAGATTTTGCGCTGGAACTCAAGACCCGCGCTCCTCAGGCCGAGGTGATCGGTAGTGACTTCGTCCCGCAGATGCTCGCCATCGGCCGGGAGAAGGCCGCCGCGCGGCACATCGACATCCGCTTAGAAGAGGGGGACGCGCTGAACCTGCCGTACCCCGACGGGAGTTTCGACACGATCACCTGCGCGTTCGGCTTCCGGAACTTCGCGGATTACGCGCGTGGTCTCGCGGAATTTCACCGGGTGCTCGCGCCGGGCGGGCGGGCCGTCATCCTGGAGTTCCCCCCGCCCCGCCCCGGCCTGCTGGGCAGCCTGTTCCGCGTGTACTTCCAGCACGTGCTGCCGCGCATCGGTGGGCTGATCAGCGGGAATGCGGGCGCGTACTCGTACCTCCCCGAGAGCGTCCTGGCCTTCCCCGAACCCGAACGCCTGGCGGGGCTCATGCGCGCCACGGGCTTCCGCACCCGCTACCGCCTGCTGACCTTCGGCATTGCCGCGATCCACGTCGGGGACAAACTGCCGTAGGCGGGGCACATCTGCTCGGCACGCGCGGGCGCGCCGGGCAGCATGACCGCATGACAGGACGGAGGCGGGCCGTGGCCCTGGTGGGCTGTCTGTGGAGTGGCGCAGTGCAGGCGCAGCAGGCCGTGCACCTTGTTGGCCTGGAGCGGGCCCCTGAGGGCCTGCGCGTCCTCTGGCTGTCTGGGGGTAAGGTGGGCGTGCTCTCGTGCCGGGGCGTGACCCTGACCGTGCGCCGGGGAAGACCACGACGACCAGTTCGGGACCGCTGCGCCTCCTGCTGACCGGCCCGAAGCTGATGTTCGGGCCGGTCACGCGGCCCCTGGCGCCGGACGAGGTGCGCTTCACCTGCACGCCCGCCTCTCCACGGCCGGAGGTGCCGGTGGGCGCGGACGTCACCCTCCGCTGGCGCTGAGGCTCAGGGCGGCTTCCACCGGTTCCTCGTACTGGCGGGCCTGTAGGGCCCACAGGTCCGCGTACTCGCCGCCCCGCGCGAGGAGGTCGGCGTGCTTGCCGTCCTCGATGATCCGCCCGGCTTTCAGGACAAGCACCCGGTCGGCCATCAGGACGCTGCCCAGGCGGTGCGTGACGAGCAGCGTGGTGCGCCCGCGCGCCAGGGCGGCGAAGGTGCCGAACACCTCGGCCTCGCTGCGGGGGTCGAGGGCGGCAGTGGGTTCGTCGAGGATCAGCACGCGGGCGCCCCGGTACAGGGCGCGGGCGGTCGCGAGTTTCTGCCACCCCCCGCCGGAGAGTTCGGTGCCGCCGAACGCCTGCCCCAGCCGGGTGTCCAGCGTGCAGGTGTCGTTCAGCACGCCCCTCAGGCCGCTGCCGTGCACGGCGACCTTCAGGCGCGCGTCATCCTGCGGCTGCCCCAGCAGGATGTTCTCGCGCAGCGTCCACTCGAAGCGGGCGAAGTCCTGGAAGACGGCGGCGACCTGCGCGCGCCACGCGGTCAGGTCGAGGTCGCGCAGGTCGGTCTGTCCGTCGCCCGCGCCGATCAGGATGCGCCCGGCCGTGGGGTCGTAGTAGCGCAGCAGCAGCTTGATCAGGGTGCTCTTGCCCGCGCCGTTCTCCCCCACGATGGCCACGGTCTGCCCGGCCGGGATGTGCAGGGTCACGTCCCGCAGGGCGGGCGGCTGGTCCCGGTACGCGAAGCTCACGCCGCAGAGCGTGACCGTGCCGTCTCCCGGAAGGGGGCGGGGCTGCGCGGGGCTCTGCACGCCGCCGGGCGCGTTCAGGAAGGCGTGCAGCTTGGCGAACCAGCTGAGGTGCTGCGTGCCGAGGCTGCCCATCTCGGTCAGGCTGCTCAGTTCCTGCCGCAGGGCCCCGAGGGCCGTGACCACCAGGGCCACGCTGCCCGCCCCGACCCGCCCGGCCTGCGCCTGCGCGACCACGAACGCGAACAGCCCGCCGGTGACCAACAGCGACAGCGCCTCGAAGGGCAGCAGGGTCAGCAGGCCGCGCGTGCGCTGGGCGCGCAGGGTCCGCTGGTACGCGCGCGTGCGGGTCAGCGCGTCGCGTTGCAGGTGCGGGGCGAGGCCGTACAGGCGGACCTCCTTGGCGTACTCGTGGCGCAGGGCCACGCGGGACAGGTAGTTCACCTCGCGCGCTTCGGGCGTTTTCTGGATGAACAGGCTCCAGCCCAGCCGGTGGAACTGCATCTGCCGGGCCATCAGGGGCAGCAGGCCCGCCACGACCACCAGAGGCACCCACCACCCGACCAGCAGCAGCGTGGCCGCCACGCTGAGCGCCGCCACCAGCCCGCGCAGCGCGTACACCAGCGTGGACAGCAGGTTCAGGGGGCGGTGGCTGGCGCCCCCCTGGAGCACCTCAAGGTCATCGTGGAACTGCGGATCTTCGAGCACGTCCAATCCCTGCAGCTCGGTCATGCGGCGCATCAGGCGCTGGTTCACGTGCAGTGTGTAGTGGTCGGCTGCGGCGCCCTGCAGGACCTGCGTGACGGGCGCCGTGACCTGCGAGAGCAGCGCCGCGCCCACCCACGCGCCCACCAGCGCGGCGAGGTTCACCGGCTGGCCGCGCAGCAGGCCGCTCACGCCGTCCACCGTCCACTTGCCGATCAAGACCGTCACGGCGGGCAGCAGGCCCTGCGCCGCGCCGCTGAGGAACAGGCCCGCCGTGACCAGCGGCTGGGCGCGCCACAGGTCCGGCAGGGTCAGGCGCAGGGTGCGCCACAGGTCACGGGCGGACTGGGAGGATGAGGTCATGAAGTCCGCAGCATAGAAGTGCGCGCCTGCAGGCCGGGCCGCAGGTGCGCTTGACGGGGGGGCGCTCAGGCCGTGGTCTTGTCCAGCCGCACGACCAGCATGGGTTCGCGGTGGGCGATCAGGTCACCGGCCTCATTCAGGATCAGCCCCGCCGCCTGCTGCTGCGCGGCGTCCAGGGTGGCGGCGTGGGCGCGCAGCGCGGCAACCGTGCCCGGCGTGCAGCCGCTCTGCTGCGTCCACCAGTCGAAGGGCAGGTCGTAGGGCACCACCTCATACGCGGCCCACGTGAAGCCCGCCTGGGCGCTCAGGGCCTGCCAGGCCTGCACGGGCCGCTGGGCGTGGTGGCTGGGGTCGCGCAGGCGCTGGTACGTGTCCGTCCACGCCTGCAACTCGGGGGTGGGGCTGATCTGGTCCGCGATCACCAGCCGCCCGCCGGGCCGCAGGACCCGCCACGCTTCGCGCAGGAAGCGGTCCAGGTGCGCGAAGTGGTGCGGGGCGTGCCGGGACGTGACCAGCGTGAACGTGCCGTCCGCGAACGGCAGCGCCTCGGCGTCCCCGTGGGTGAACACGCTGTTGGCCTGACCTTCGCGCGCGGCGCGGTCGCGGGCGTGGGCCAGCATGGCATCGGCCACATCAATGCCGGTGACGCGGTCCACGTGCGGGGCCAGCGCCAGGGCCGTGTTCCCGGTGCCGGTCGCGACGTCCAGCGCGTGATCGGCCGGGGTGGGGGCCGCCAGGCGCAGCAGGACGGGCAGGCTGGGCCCGGCGCGGTGAACCTCGCTGCGGGCGTACTGGTCGGCGTGGGCGTTGAACTGCGCGGCGCTGCGTTCCGTCATGCCTGCATGGTGCGCCGCCACACGGCCCGGGCGCCAATCACGCGGGCGGGGGAGGGGTATAACGAAACCTGATGGCTTCACTGGACCTGTTCCGGGTGTTTGTGGCGGTGTACCGCGCGGGCAGCGTGAGCGGCGCCGCCCGCGAGCGGCACCTGACGCAGCCGGCCGTCAGCGCGCAGATCGCGGCGCTGGAGGCGCGGGTGGGCGAGGCGCTGTTCCGCCGCACGCCGCGCGGCATGCAGCCCACCGAGCGCGGCAAGCTGCTGTACGCGCAGGTGGCGTCCGGCGTGGATCAGCTGCACGCGGCCGACCGGGCCCTGCGGGGCCGCCAGCCGGGCGTCCTGCCGCTGCGGGTGGGCGGCCCGCCAGAGGTCCTGCGCGCCCTGCTGCCCGCCCTGCGGGGCGAGTCTGCGCTGCACCTGACCTTCGCGCCCGAGGCGGCGCTGCTGGCGGGCCTGCGCGGCGGCAGCCTGGACGCCGCGCTGAGTGCCCGCGTGCCCGAGGACCGCGCCTTGCACGCCCTGCCGGTCGCGGCCGTGCCGTTCACATTGATCGTCCCGGCGACCTGGGCGGACTGGCCCGCGGACCCCGCGGCGCTGGGCGCGTGGCTGAACGCCCGCCCGTGGGTGAGTTACAGCGTGGACCTGCCGGCCACGCGCCGCTTCTTCACGGGCGCGCTGGGCGTGCGCTTCGCGGCGCGCGCGGCCCTGACCGTCCCGGACCTGACCGTGGTGGTGCAGGCGGTCGGGCTGGACGTGGGCGCCAGTCTGGTCCCGCGCCTGGCCGCGCTGGACGCCCTGGCCGCCCGGCAGGTGGCGGAGATCGCGGTGGGGTCCGCTGGCAGCGCCACGCGCTGGTGGTGGCTGCGCCGCGCGGCAGACGAGGACCGCCCGGACCTGCTGGCCCTGGGCGGGGCGCTGCGGGACCGGGCGGCGGCACTGGGGTTCAGTTCAGGGTCTTGATGTACGCCTGAAGGTCCGCGACCTGCGTGTCGCTGATCTGCGCTTCC contains the following coding sequences:
- a CDS encoding ABC transporter ATP-binding protein; this encodes MTSSSQSARDLWRTLRLTLPDLWRAQPLVTAGLFLSGAAQGLLPAVTVLIGKWTVDGVSGLLRGQPVNLAALVGAWVGAALLSQVTAPVTQVLQGAAADHYTLHVNQRLMRRMTELQGLDVLEDPQFHDDLEVLQGGASHRPLNLLSTLVYALRGLVAALSVAATLLLVGWWVPLVVVAGLLPLMARQMQFHRLGWSLFIQKTPEAREVNYLSRVALRHEYAKEVRLYGLAPHLQRDALTRTRAYQRTLRAQRTRGLLTLLPFEALSLLVTGGLFAFVVAQAQAGRVGAGSVALVVTALGALRQELSSLTEMGSLGTQHLSWFAKLHAFLNAPGGVQSPAQPRPLPGDGTVTLCGVSFAYRDQPPALRDVTLHIPAGQTVAIVGENGAGKSTLIKLLLRYYDPTAGRILIGAGDGQTDLRDLDLTAWRAQVAAVFQDFARFEWTLRENILLGQPQDDARLKVAVHGSGLRGVLNDTCTLDTRLGQAFGGTELSGGGWQKLATARALYRGARVLILDEPTAALDPRSEAEVFGTFAALARGRTTLLVTHRLGSVLMADRVLVLKAGRIIEDGKHADLLARGGEYADLWALQARQYEEPVEAALSLSASGG
- a CDS encoding class I SAM-dependent methyltransferase, whose product is MTERSAAQFNAHADQYARSEVHRAGPSLPVLLRLAAPTPADHALDVATGTGNTALALAPHVDRVTGIDVADAMLAHARDRAAREGQANSVFTHGDAEALPFADGTFTLVTSRHAPHHFAHLDRFLREAWRVLRPGGRLVIADQISPTPELQAWTDTYQRLRDPSHHAQRPVQAWQALSAQAGFTWAAYEVVPYDLPFDWWTQQSGCTPGTVAALRAHAATLDAAQQQAAGLILNEAGDLIAHREPMLVVRLDKTTA
- a CDS encoding LysR family transcriptional regulator, which produces MASLDLFRVFVAVYRAGSVSGAARERHLTQPAVSAQIAALEARVGEALFRRTPRGMQPTERGKLLYAQVASGVDQLHAADRALRGRQPGVLPLRVGGPPEVLRALLPALRGESALHLTFAPEAALLAGLRGGSLDAALSARVPEDRALHALPVAAVPFTLIVPATWADWPADPAALGAWLNARPWVSYSVDLPATRRFFTGALGVRFAARAALTVPDLTVVVQAVGLDVGASLVPRLAALDALAARQVAEIAVGSAGSATRWWWLRRAADEDRPDLLALGGALRDRAAALGFSSGS
- the ubiE gene encoding bifunctional demethylmenaquinone methyltransferase/2-methoxy-6-polyprenyl-1,4-benzoquinol methylase UbiE, producing MTKRPAVGDKQDKGSDVQAMFASIAPRYDLLNRVLSLGVDRGWRRAAAHEALALKPARVLDVATGTADFALELKTRAPQAEVIGSDFVPQMLAIGREKAAARHIDIRLEEGDALNLPYPDGSFDTITCAFGFRNFADYARGLAEFHRVLAPGGRAVILEFPPPRPGLLGSLFRVYFQHVLPRIGGLISGNAGAYSYLPESVLAFPEPERLAGLMRATGFRTRYRLLTFGIAAIHVGDKLP